From a region of the Drosophila ananassae strain 14024-0371.13 chromosome XL, ASM1763931v2, whole genome shotgun sequence genome:
- the LOC6503041 gene encoding uncharacterized protein LOC6503041 yields MASSATNADGGSTTSAALPSLFPSVTGAGSVRDMDGLIAINDSALSQQIEFILQDAPMEQDEHPHHHSHSHSHSHSHHHSQQQQQQHQHHQPQQHHHHHHHHHHHHLKLESSGSGSSNSSSSSSNHHPPTAASSAVSAAAAAAAAATNNSASFTSCNNNNNHLDNHLDSHHQQQQQQQQQLLLQHHHHQQQQQPAQQHHLLNGRRIIIQATSNSSILAASDIKEEEEEEEDPELNDENLQDIEEEAQAAEADEEPETTGGRTAAQVKLELEEDEEMPDEEEEEEDDDDEEEEEQQQQSGQQLEYQISTATQTGTGSSTQQLVQLPAGSIVSTTTTTHRLAVPVTEAALVQLQRRPVYISNAVGGLTAGTTYVRMPAVISRSPMTVLNVVQQALPATQLILQTQSAPVQQQQQQQQQQSQVQQPADQQQQQIALALAQQQQQQQQQHQQQQQHTQSVKSSSSSSSSINNNNNSTNNSNNSSNNTTATTTTTRTTPTPTPTPTPTPPTPTPTPTTTTTTTSYQCVECVEKFDSKELFDIHRSGHANNMKCAICNMVLKSLKNYEKHCLRCKPYECQICGRVVRFRPNFIKHMRVHTGQQSERHKYKCEVCHKEFMSFEYFKVHKKIHNENVNLTCEICGKVFSALASLRGHSKLHSGVKLHKCDVCGKGFGQRYNLKIHARTHTGDFPFECKICKKKLHTQSSLQTHMQVHLRDQPGGATAGSTASTKGNSNSSSSNGSSGNSGGGQATKIVKLEPPQELERPGTSNQHQNQNQNQMDMDDQSGGSGDEEDMVNSSSSHIVNATTNRLTTGEDSSNESSNASLHQQHHSSSSSSPATHSNSQHQHQQQQQQQLPPQHQQQQQQQQQQQYLVSAPTRTIVIKNYMQQGGGQQQTQATHQHQQQQQQQQQQTSDPTPVLHAQVIQSGAGTSNGSGNHHISTGNSNNSNTNSSNSNNGSGNNTTSVLSNGSQLIRKTPIIHHSTGSSSSGPALTSVVQQTGVISPAQSPSSSSSSSTVLVSKATGVPLSIASSAAVALGGSTIIRSTRNHHQQQQQQQQQQQRATQQRNNHRNHHRRRHLADMDDDEDEDEEQQSHQSHQQHPTHQQPLNHHHHQSHNQHHHHHHNHHNHHFDDDDDDEKSSPSLATAAIIKVEPNLYSSGSGDNSNDMFIKEEVMFEDSAAPHSPQSPPSSKFRISNFDSDLVDHHVDLNHSLPPYGNLFETHSIPDSIPVQLYPDDDDDFRLDHSSLGGLHNTTSSSTTDGDFIKKEWVYGTGTSSYAMNGKFDDDSDALCDAANFIYN; encoded by the exons atgGCCAGCAGCGCTACAAACGCCGACGGCGGCAGCACAACGTCGGCAGCGCTGCCATCGCTCTTCCCCAGCGTCACTGGCGCCGGCAGCGTCCGGGACATGGACGGACTGATCGCCATCAATGATAGCGCCCTATCGCAACAGATCGAATTTATACTACAAGATGCTCCCATGGAGCAGGACGAGCATCCTCACCACCACTCTCACTCGCACTCTCACTCGCATTCGCATCACCactcgcagcagcagcagcagcagcatcagcaccaCCAGCCGCAGCAacaccatcaccaccaccaccatcatcatcatcatcatttaAAGCTAGAGAGTAGCGGCAGCGGTAGCAGcaatagcagcagcagcagcagcaaccaccACCCACCGACAGCGGCATCAAGTGCCGTctctgcagcagcagcagcagcagcagcagcaacaaataATAGCGCTTCCTTTACcagttgcaacaacaacaacaatcatCTGGATAACCACCTGGATAGtcatcatcagcagcagcagcagcagcagcagcagttgctCCTCCAacatcaccaccaccaacagcaacagcagccggcACAGCAGCATCATCTGCTAAACGGGCGGCGTATCATCATCCAGGCGACCAGCAACAGTTCCATTCTGGCTGCCAGCGATATCaaggaggaggaagaggaggaggaggatccGGAGCTGAACGATGAGAACCTGCAGGACATCGAGGAGGAGGCCCAGGCGGCGGAGGCCGATGAAGAGCCGGAAACAACGGGCGGACGTACAGCGGCGCAGGTGAAGCTGGAACTGGAGGAGGATGAGGAGATGCCTgacgaagaggaggaggaggaagacgacgatgacgaggaggaggaggagcaacagcagcagagtGGCCAGCAGCTGGAGTATCAGATTAGTACGGCCACGCAGACGGGGACTGGGAGCAGTACCCAGCAGTTGGTGCAACTGCCGGCGGGCAGTATTGtgagcaccaccaccaccacccaccgaCTGGCCGTGCCCGTGACTGAGGCGGCGCTTGTCCAGCTCCAGCGCCGCCCAGTATATATTAGTAATGCTGTGGGGGGTCTGACGGCCGGAACAACGTATGTTCGTATGCCGGCGGTGATAAGCCGGAGTCCGATGACCGTATTGAATGTTGTCCAGCAGGCGTTGCCGGCCACTCAGTTGATCCTTCAGACCCAGTCGGCGCcagtgcagcagcaacagcagcagcagcagcagcagtctcAGGTGCAGCAACCTGCggatcaacaacaacaacaaatagcTTTAGCATTGgcccaacagcagcaacaacaacaacagcagcatcagcaacaacaacaacacaccCAATCAGTGAAATCTTCATCATCCAGCTCTTCCTCAatcaataacaacaacaattctACTAACAACTCGAATAATAGTAGCAACAACACcaccgcaacaacaactacaacacgAACAACACCCACACCAACTCCCACACCCACTCCCACCccaccaacaccaacacccactcccacaacaacaacaacaacaactagcTACCAATGTGTGGAATGTGTTGAAAAGTTCGATTCAAAGGAACTATTCGATATCCATCGGAGTGGACATGCCAACAACATGAAGTGCGCCATCTGCAACATGGTACTGAAGTCACTGAAGAACTACGAGAAGCACTGCCTTCGCTGCAAGCCGTACGAATGCCAGATATGTGGTCGAGTGGTCCGTTTCCGGCCGAATTTCATCAAACATATGAGGGTTCATACCGGGCAGCAGTCGGAGCGGCACAAGTACAAGTGCGAGGTGTGCCACAAGGAGTTCATGAGCTTCGAATACTTCAAGGTGCACAAGAAGATCCACAACGAGAATGTGAATCTGACGTGTGAGATCTGTGGCAAGGTGTTCAGTGCCCTGGCATCCCTCCGTGGACACTCCAAGCTCCATTCCGGCGTCAAGTTGCACAA GTGCGATGTTTGTGGCAAGGGCTTTGGACAGCGCTATAACCTGAAGATACACGCCAGGACGCACACCGGCGACTTCCCCTTCGAGTGCAAGATCTGCAAGAAGAAGCTGCACACCCAGTCGTCGCTGCAGACGCACATGCAGGTCCATTTGCGGGATCAGCCGGGCGGGGCGACAGCAGGATCGACAGCCTCCACGAAGGGCAATAGCAACTCCTCCAGCTCCAatgggagcagcggcaacagtgGCGGTGGACAAGCGACAAAAATTGTCAAGTTGGAGCCACCGCAGGAGCTGGAACGGCCAGGAACTAGCAACCAgcatcagaatcagaatcagaatcagatgGATATGGATGATCAGTCGGGTGGCAGTGGGGATGAGGAGGATATGGTGAACTCATCCTCATCGCACATCGTGAACGCAACCACCAATCGCTTGACCACCGGCGAGGACTCATCCAATGAGTCTTCGAATGCCTCGCTCCACCAGCAGCATCACTCCTCGTCCTCATCCTCGCCAGCAACGCATTCAAACTCGcaacaccagcaccagcagcagcagcagcaacaactcccgccgcaacatcagcagcagcagcagcaacaacaacaacagcaatatCTTGTCTCGGCGCCCACACGAACGATTGTTATTAAGAACTATATGCAACAGGGTGGTGGCCAGCAACAGACGCAGGCAacacaccaacaccaacagcagcaacagcagcagcagcaacagaccTCCGATCCAACGCCCGTGCTGCATGCCCAGGTCATCCAGAGCGGTGCAGGCACCAGCAACGGTAGCGGGAACCACCATATATCCaccggcaacagcaacaacagcaacaccaacagcagcaacagcaacaacggcAGTGGCAACAACACCACCAGTGTGCTCAGCAATGGCTCGCAACTGATACGGAAGACTCCGATCATCCATCATTCGacgggcagcagcagcagtggaCCAGCGCTGACCAGTGTGGTCCAGCAGACAGGTG TTATCTCGCCCGCTCAGTCGCCAtcgtcgtcgtcctcctcgtcCACGGTGCTGGTGTCCAAGGCCACTGGTGTGCCACTATCGATTGCCTCTTCGGCGGCAGTTGCTCTCGGTGGCTCCACCATAATCCGGAGTACCAGgaaccaccaccagcagcagcaacagcaacagcagcagcagcagcgagcGACGCAACAGCGTAATAACCACCGAAACCACCACCGACGCCGCCATCTCGCCGACATGGATGACGACGaagacgaggacgaggagcaACAATCGCATCAGTCGCACCAGCAGCAtccgacgcaccaacagccactgaaccatcatcatcatcagagCCAtaaccagcaccaccaccaccatcataaccaccacaaccaccacttcgatgacgatgatgacgatgaGAAGTCTTCACCGTCCCTGGCCACAGCGGCCATCATTAAGGTGGAACCGAATCTGTACTCGTCCGGTTCCGGTGACAACTCCAACGACATGTTCATCAAGGAGGAGGTGATGTTCGAGGATTCCGCCGCACCACACTCGCCCCAGTCGCCGCCAAGCTCCAAGTTTCGTATCTCGAATTTTGACAGCGATCTGGTGGACCATCATGTGGACTTGAATCATTCGCTGCCGCCGTATGGGAATCTATTTGAGACGCACTCAATACCGGACAGTATACCGGTGCAATTGTATCCGGACGATGATGACGACTTCCGGCTGGACCATAGCTCGTTGGGGGGATTGCACAATACGACCTCGTCCTCGACCACCGATGGGGATTTCATTAAAAAGGAATGGGTCTACGGCACCGGCACCAGTTCCTATGCCATGAACGGCAAGTTCGATGATGACAGTGATGCGTTGTGCGATGCCGCCAACTTTATATACAATTGA
- the LOC6503040 gene encoding innexin inx1: MYKLLGSLKSYLKWQDIQTDNAVFRLHNSFTTVLLLTCSLIITATQYVGQPISCIVNGVPPHVVNTFCWIHSTFTMPDAFRRQVGREVAHPGVANDFGDEDAKKYYTYYQWVCFVLFFQAMACYTPKFLWNKFEGGLMRMIVMGLNITICTREEKEAKRDALLDYLIKHVKRHKMYAIRYWACEVLCFVNIVVQMYLMNRFFDGEFLSYGTNIMKLSDVPQEQRIDPMVYVFPRVTKCTFHKYGASGSLQKHDSLCILPLNIVNEKTYVFIWFWFWILLVLLIGLMIFRACIIFIPKFRPRLLNARNRMIPMEICRPLSRRLDIGDWWLIYMLGRNLDPVIYKDVMSEFAKQVEPSKHDRAK, translated from the exons ATGTACAAGTTACTGGGTAGCCTGAAGAGCTACCTAAAGTGGCAGGACATCCAGACGGACAATGCCGTCTTCCGTCTCCACAACTCCTTCACCACGGTGCTCCTGCTCACCTGCAGTCTGATCATCACCGCCACCCAGTACGTGGGCCAGCCCATTAGTTGCATTGTCAATGGCGTGCCACCGCATGTGGTGAACACCTTTTGCTGGATCCACAGCACCTTCACCATGCCGGATGCTTTCCGCAGACAG GTTGGCCGTGAAGTAGCCCATCCCGGTGTGGCCAATGACTTTGGTGACGAAGATGCCAAGAAATACTACACCTACTACCAATGGGTGTGCTTTGTGCTCTTCTTCCAG GCCATGGCCTGTTACACGCCCAAGTTCCTGTGGAACAAATTCGAGGGCGGCCTCATGCGTATGATCGTTATGGGCCTGAACATAACGATCTGCACTCGAGAGGAGAAGGAAGCCAAACGCGACGCCCTCCTGGACTATCTCATCAAGCACGTGAAG cgACATAAGATGTACGCCATTCGTTACTGGGCCTGCGAGGTCCTGTGCTTTGTTAACATCGTCGTTCAAATGTATCTGATGAATCGCTTCTTTGACGGCGAATTCCTCTCGTATGGCACCAATATCATGAAGCTGTCGGATGTGCCCCAGGAGCAGCGCATCGATCCGATGGTGTATGTGTTCCCTCGTGTCACCAAGTGCACCTTCCACAAGTATGGTGCCTCCGGATCGCTGCAGAAGCACGACTCTCTTTGCATCCTGCCCCTGAACATTGTCAACGAGAAGACGTACGTGTTCAtttggttctggttctggatCCTGCTCGTTCTGCTCATCGGGCTGATGATCTTCCG tgcctGCATCATCTTTATTCCCAAGTTCCGGCCCCGCCTGTTGAATGCCCGCAACCGCATGATTCCGATGGAGATCTGTCGTCCGCTGTCCCGCCGGCTGGACATCGGGGACTGGTGGCTGATCTACATGCTGGGTCGCAACCTGGACCCGGTCATCTACAAGGATGTGATGAGCGAGTTTGCCAAGCAGGTGGAGCCCTCCAAGCACGATCGTGCCAAGTAA
- the LOC6503064 gene encoding uncharacterized protein LOC6503064: MPALTIRSRPQALWPLVKLLGVLVLVSLPIVTVSGIECYVCDTSDTDQPFQCGEWFERYDEPDIQPQNCSSVHGAQFCVKHVGRFEGGIGAKRFCSSKDLGNYCDYVRNKGDRMDYRSCIYTCDTDGCNAAFSLVSGGNGKWGVVAAVALLTLTLFARH; encoded by the coding sequence ATGCCCGCCCTGACAATCCGCTCCCGGCCCCAAGCCCTCTGGCCGCTGGTGAAGCTCTTGGGAGTGTTAGTGTTGGTAAGCCTGCCAATTGTAACGGTATCGGGGATCGAGTGCTACGTATGCGATACCAGCGATACGGATCAGCCGTTCCAGTGCGGCGAGTGGTTCGAGCGTTACGACGAACCGGACATCCAGCCCCAGAACTGTTCCAGCGTCCATGGGGCGCAGTTCTGTGTGAAGCATGTGGGTCGCTTCGAGGGCGGTATCGGTGCCAAGCGATTCTGCAGCTCCAAGGATTTGGGCAACTACTGTGACTATGTCCGGAATAAGGGCGATCGGATGGATTATCGCAGCTGTATATACACTTGCGACACGGACGGTTGCAATGCCGCCTTCTCTCTAGTTTCGGGGGGCAACGGTAAATGGGGTGTGGTTGCTGCTGTCGCGCTCCTCACACTCACGCTCTTCGCCCGTCACTAG
- the LOC6503039 gene encoding innexin inx7: MLNTFSSVRQYLKFDLTRVVIDNFVFKLHYRWTFVMLLVATLLITSRQYIGEHIQCISDGVIAPVINTFCFFTPTFTVVRDLNHTVFRPGSEPPGIGHYDASKDQIKRHAYYQWVPFVLFFQALCFYVPHFLWKKWEGGRVKALVFGLKMVGLTRYLKNDSLRIGKLNIPSMAEAEERIKDIRRTMIDRMRLNQSWGAHLVFTEFLNLVNLLLQITWTNRFLGGQFLDLGPKAIKGRWSEELSVLDIVFPKVTKCRFHKYGAGGSLQDHDTLCVMALNIMNEKIYTILWFWYAFLLTVTVLGLIWRLLTLCLYRNLTFTRWSLYWAKPGRLDEKELAAVIDKCNFSNWMFLFFLRTNLSEFLFKKVIYHLASEFPNPETDNDINAYRDMGASTSSSTVKARYPDINGLDTVDAPLLHQRHPATPPVSVLPDPSDMTKMPV; the protein is encoded by the exons ATGCTGAACACCTTTAGTTCGGTGAGGCAGTACCTCAAGTTCGATCTCACCCGGGTGGTGATCGACAACTTTGTGTTCAAGCTGCACTACCGATGGACCTTCGTGATGCTCCTGGTGGCCACCCTGCTGATCACATCCCGTCAGTATATCGGTGAGCATATCCAGTGCATTTCGGACGGAGTAATAGCGCCGGTTATCAACACATTCTGCTTCTTTACGCCCACTTTCACGGTG GTTCGCGATCTGAATCACACAGTATTCAGACCAGGCAGTGAACCGCCTGGCATTGGGCACTACGATGCCAGCAAGGATCAGATCAAGAGGCATGCCTATTACCAGTGGGTGCCCTTTGTCCTGTTCTTCCAGGCCCTGTGCTTCTATGTGCCCCACTTTCTATGGAAGAAGTGGGAGGGTGGTCGCGTCAAGGCTCTGGTCTTTGGCCTCAAAATGGTCGGACTGACCAGGTATCTGAAAAATGATAGTTTACGAATCGGTAAGCTGAACATCCCGTCCATGGCCGAGGCGGAGGAGAGGATCAAGGACATCCGCAGGACAATGATAGATCGAATGCGTTTGAATCAGTCGTGGGGCGCTCACTTGGTGTTCACGGAATTCCTCAATTTGGTGAATCTCCTGCTGCAGATCACGTGGACGAATCGATTTCTCGGAGGACAGTTTCTGGATCTGGGACCCAAGGCGATTAAGGGACGTTGGTCCGAGGAGCTCAGTGTCCTGGACATTGTTTTCCCCAAGGTTACCAAGTGCCGATTCCATAAATATGGTGCCGGTGGCTCTCTACAGGATCATGATACGCTCTGTGTCATGGCCTTGAACATAATGAACGAGAAGATATATACGATTCTCTGGTTCTGGTATGCCTTCTTGCTGACTGTCACCGTTCTGGGTCTTATCTGGCGACTACTCACCCTGTGTTTGTACAGAAA CCTAACCTTCACCCGCTGGTCCCTGTACTGGGCCAAGCCGGGCCGACTGGACGAAAAAGAACTGGCCGCTGTGATCGACAAGTGCAACTTCTCCAACTGGATGTTCCTGTTCTTCCTCCGCACCAACCTCTCCGAGTTCCTCTTCAAGAAGGTGATCTATCACCTGGCCAGCGAGTTTCCCAATCCGGAGACGGACAACGACATCAACGCCTATCGGGACATGGGTGCTTCGACCTCATCCTCGACGGTGAAGGCCCGCTATCCGGACATAAATGGTCTGGACACTGTGGATGCACCGTTGTTGCATCAACGACaccctgccacgcccccagtCAGTGTGCTCCCGGACCCATCGGATATGACCAAGATGCCCGTTTAa